A region of Anguilla rostrata isolate EN2019 chromosome 10, ASM1855537v3, whole genome shotgun sequence DNA encodes the following proteins:
- the htr1aa gene encoding 5-hydroxytryptamine (serotonin) receptor 1A a, which yields MENTNNTTYSDGPDRNETVTALAEVALSYQIVTSLFLGALILCSIFGNACVVAAIALERSLQNVANYLIGSLAVTDLMVSVLVLPMAALYQVLNKWTLGQVTCDIFISLDVLCCTSSILHLCAIALDRYWAITDPIDYVNKRTPRRAAVLICLTWVIGFSISIPPMLGWRKAEDRANPDACTISQDPGYTIYSTFGAFYIPLILMLVLYGRIFKAARFRIRKTVRKTEKKKVSDKCLTVSPAFFHKKTNGEAGKNWKRSVEPKPSSCVNGAVKHGEDGESLEIIEVQSNSRSHLQLPNTPQSAPCFENRNEKNTEAKRKMALARERKTVKTLGIIMGTFILCWLPFFIVALVLPFCRERCWMPESLGAVINWLGYSNSLMNPIIYAYFNKDFQSAFKKIIKCKFYRP from the coding sequence AtggaaaatacaaacaacacTACCTATTCGGACGGGCCCGACAGGAATGAAACCGTGACGGCGTTAGCCGAAGTGGCGCTAAGTTACCAGATTGTCACCTCGCTGTTCCTCGGAGCACTCATCCTCTGTTCCATATTTGGGAATGCGTGCGTGGTCGCGGCCATCGCGCTGGAGAGGTCGCTGCAGAATGTGGCGAACTACCTGATTGGGTCACTGGCCGTCACGGACCTGATGGTGTCGGTGCTCGTGTTGCCCATGGCCGCTCTGTACCAAGTCTTAAACAAGTGGACCCTCGGACAGGTAActtgtgacattttcatttctttggacGTGCTGTGTTGCACGTCGTCCATACTTCACTTGTGCGCAATAGCTTTGGACAGGTACTGGGCGATAACCGACCCCATCGACTACGTGAACAAAAGGACTCCCAGACGAGCGGCTGTCTTAATTTGCCTCACCTGGGTAATAGGGTTCTCCATATCTATCCCGCCGATGTTAGGATGGCGAAAAGCAGAGGACAGGGCTAACCCAGACGCATGCACCATCAGCCAAGATCCCGGCTACACCATCTATTCGACTTTCGGCGCTTTTTACATCCCTCTGATTCTCATGTTGGTCCTGTACGGAAGGATTTTCAAAGCAGCCAGGTTTCGAATTCGAAAGACTGTCCGGAAAACGGAGAAGAAGAAAGTGTCCGACAAATGCCTAACGGTGTCGCCGGCTTTCTTTCACAAGAAAACCAACGGGGAAGCTGGCAAAAATTGGAAGCGGAGCGTGGAGCCAAAACCGAGCTCGTGCGTAAACGGCGCTGTCAAGCACGGGGAGGACGGCGAGTCGCTGGAGATCATCGAAGTTCAGAGCAACTCCAGAAGTCACCTTCAGCTCCCGAACACTCCTCAGTCGGCGCCGTGTTTCGAGAACAGGAATGAGAAGAACACGGAGGCCAAGAGAAAAATGGCCCTTGCCAGGGAGCGCAAGACGGTCAAAACACTTGGAATAATTATGGGAACTTTTATCTTGTGTTGGCTGCCGTTCTTTATCGTGGCTCTGGTTTTGCCGTTCTGCCGTGAGAGATGCTGGATGCCAGAGTCTCTCGGAGCAGTAATAAATTGGCTCGGTTACTCGAACTCTCTCATGAACCCGATTATATACGCCTACTTCAACAAAGATTTCCAGAGCGCTTTCAAGAAGATAATCAAATGCAAGTTTTACAGACCATAA